Proteins found in one Deltaproteobacteria bacterium genomic segment:
- a CDS encoding lysophospholipase, translating to MDTPHAESRRASAGRSARSTGPQRRQGSRGNRAQAEGAGALTARPPRGFCGRGQEAAGVAEERTDEGFFSARDGVRLFWHTERAASPTGHVALLHGYAEHLGRQSEIMRALADRRYTVHLLDCRGHGQSGGKRAHVDRFDEYLSDLDVFLSRVRERSGSAPLFLLGHSHGALIAVRYLLDHPDAVRGAVLASPYFRLKLPVSPIKILAGKLISRVFPSLPMRNELKPEQLTRDVRIQNATRADPLYQQIATPRWYTESSAAQETVLRRATEFVTPFLLLFGSADAIADPAAGKEFFEHATSKDKQQKQYDGFLHELFHEPERDRVFRDVVGWLDERARDASTRAAGAR from the coding sequence ATCGACACGCCGCACGCCGAATCGCGCCGCGCAAGCGCGGGTCGATCCGCCCGATCGACCGGACCGCAACGACGCCAAGGTTCGCGTGGAAATCGAGCGCAAGCTGAGGGCGCTGGCGCCTTGACTGCGCGTCCGCCCCGTGGTTTTTGCGGGCGCGGCCAGGAGGCAGCAGGCGTGGCGGAAGAGCGGACAGACGAGGGTTTTTTCAGCGCCCGCGACGGCGTCCGTCTCTTCTGGCACACCGAGCGCGCCGCGAGCCCCACCGGTCATGTCGCCCTCCTGCACGGGTATGCGGAGCATCTCGGCCGGCAGAGCGAGATCATGCGCGCGCTCGCGGACCGGCGATATACGGTCCACTTGCTCGATTGCCGCGGCCATGGTCAGAGCGGTGGCAAGCGCGCGCACGTAGACCGATTCGACGAGTACCTCTCCGATCTCGACGTGTTCCTCTCGCGCGTCCGCGAGCGGTCCGGGAGCGCGCCGCTGTTCCTCCTCGGCCACAGCCACGGAGCGCTGATCGCCGTCAGGTATCTGCTCGATCACCCGGATGCCGTTCGCGGGGCGGTACTGGCGTCGCCGTACTTCCGCCTCAAGCTCCCCGTCTCGCCCATCAAGATCCTCGCCGGGAAGCTGATCTCGCGCGTGTTCCCGAGCTTGCCCATGCGCAACGAGCTCAAGCCCGAGCAGCTGACCCGCGACGTGCGCATCCAGAACGCCACCCGCGCCGATCCGCTCTATCAGCAGATCGCCACCCCGCGTTGGTACACCGAGAGCAGCGCGGCGCAGGAGACGGTGCTGCGAAGGGCCACCGAGTTCGTCACTCCCTTCCTGCTCCTGTTCGGCTCGGCCGACGCGATCGCCGATCCGGCCGCGGGGAAGGAATTCTTCGAGCACGCAACCTCCAAGGACAAGCAGCAGAAGCAGTACGACGGCTTCCTGCACGAGCTCTTCCACGAGCCCGAGCGCGACCGGGTGTTCCGCGACGTGGTCGGCTGGCTCGACGAGCGCGCGCGGGACGCCTCGACGCGGGCGGCGGGCGCGAGATGA
- the pyrE gene encoding orotate phosphoribosyltransferase has translation MSERNRLLELLTQLAYEKRKVVLSSGQESDFYIDTKQASLTAEGHYLVGRLVLAEIRAHFHGAQAVGGMTMGADPIASAVSLTSWLQASPLPAFYVRKEPKGHGTSQWVEGKKGLPSPAQVVVVEDVVTTGASTLKAIERCRSEGLHVLGVVALVDREEGGGEAVEKAGVELRSLFRRSDFP, from the coding sequence ATGAGCGAGCGGAACCGTCTGCTCGAGCTCCTCACCCAGCTTGCCTACGAGAAGCGCAAGGTGGTCCTCTCCTCCGGACAAGAGAGCGATTTCTACATCGACACCAAGCAGGCCTCGCTCACCGCGGAGGGCCACTACCTGGTCGGACGGCTGGTGCTCGCCGAGATCCGCGCCCATTTCCACGGCGCCCAGGCGGTCGGCGGAATGACCATGGGTGCGGATCCCATCGCCAGCGCGGTGTCACTGACGAGCTGGCTGCAGGCGAGCCCGCTGCCGGCGTTCTACGTGCGCAAGGAGCCGAAAGGGCACGGCACCAGCCAGTGGGTCGAGGGAAAGAAGGGGCTTCCTTCGCCGGCGCAGGTGGTGGTGGTCGAGGATGTGGTGACCACGGGCGCCTCCACTCTCAAGGCCATCGAGCGCTGCCGGAGCGAAGGGCTGCACGTGCTCGGCGTGGTAGCGCTGGTCGACCGCGAGGAGGGCGGCGGGGAGGCGGTGGAGAAGGCCGGGGTCGAGCTCCGCTCGCTGTTCCGCCGGAGCGACTTTCCGTGA
- a CDS encoding ABC transporter ATP-binding protein: MARGQLRENPIRAARGGEGEQCSRKSCRRWAASAGGPASRRSRTSRASPASRTSLTSATSAAAASRQRRADGYAPSVLVAAEAIVSDAACALRASEEPAAPAASLGAIVRRFWPRLRPFLRPAAIVLAASLVTPAIETAAVWLFKTLVDGVLVPRDLRALVPLGLAYLGLTVAGGAVGFVSGYLSTSISERFLLLLRTEVFAHAQRLSVDFLDRRRLGDLLSRLSGDIGSIESFLLSGVIDAAVDLVRVLFFAAALALLDWRLALLSIVVAPAFWLAARALSGRLRDLSREKRRRSGSLSAVAEESLSNAALVRAYGAEDAELRRFQREGEAGVVAALASARLRALFSPLVDLLEMGGTLVVLAAGTWELQQGRLTLGALLIFVTYLGKLYRPVRELGSFYNSAFSAAASAERVLELLDQPQETPSRTYEPLRLSRGVLEFDRVTFRYPGSKAAALDDVSFRLEPEESLALVGPSGSGKSTIVKLLLRFYEPDSGRILLDGRDLREIDPRELRAALAVVLQETLIVHGTVRQNIAYGSEAADDETMRLAARQADVDEFAQALPGGYDCLVGQKGRLLSGGQRQRIAIARAMIRRAPLLLLDEPTASLDAEAARRVMAPLLRLVAGRTTLLVTHDLRLARLAGRILVLEKGRIADAGTHDELVARGGSYARACLGQVGAEPLQGCA, translated from the coding sequence GTGGCCCGGGGGCAGCTGCGCGAAAACCCTATCCGGGCCGCCCGTGGGGGCGAGGGGGAACAATGTTCCAGGAAGTCATGCCGGCGATGGGCCGCTTCAGCTGGCGGTCCTGCAAGTCGAAGAAGTCGCACAAGTCGCGCAAGTCCTGCAAGTCGCACAAGTCTCACAAGCGCCACAAGCGCTGCGGCTGCTAGTCGTCAGCGAAGGGCGGACGGGTACGCGCCGTCCGTCCTCGTCGCCGCGGAGGCGATCGTGTCCGATGCAGCCTGCGCCCTGCGCGCATCGGAGGAGCCCGCAGCGCCTGCGGCTTCTCTGGGGGCGATCGTGCGACGGTTCTGGCCGCGGTTGCGGCCTTTTCTGCGTCCGGCCGCCATCGTTCTCGCCGCCAGCCTGGTCACGCCCGCCATCGAAACGGCGGCAGTGTGGCTCTTCAAGACGCTGGTTGACGGCGTGCTGGTCCCGCGCGATCTCCGCGCGCTCGTCCCGCTCGGGCTGGCCTATCTCGGTCTGACCGTCGCCGGCGGCGCTGTGGGATTCGTCAGCGGCTATCTGTCCACCTCGATCTCCGAGCGCTTCCTGCTGCTGTTGCGCACCGAAGTGTTTGCCCACGCGCAGCGGCTGTCCGTCGATTTTCTCGACCGCCGTCGCCTCGGGGACCTCCTCTCCCGGCTCAGCGGCGACATCGGCTCGATCGAGTCGTTCCTTCTTTCCGGAGTCATCGATGCCGCGGTCGATCTAGTCCGAGTGCTCTTTTTCGCCGCCGCCCTTGCTTTGCTCGACTGGCGGCTGGCGTTGCTCTCGATCGTCGTCGCGCCCGCCTTCTGGCTGGCGGCGCGCGCCCTCTCCGGCCGGCTTCGCGACCTGTCGCGAGAGAAGCGCCGGCGGAGCGGCAGCCTGAGCGCAGTCGCCGAAGAGAGCCTCTCCAACGCGGCACTCGTTCGCGCTTACGGTGCGGAAGACGCGGAGCTCCGGCGGTTCCAGCGCGAAGGCGAGGCCGGCGTGGTGGCGGCGCTCGCCTCGGCGCGCCTCCGGGCTCTGTTCTCGCCGCTGGTCGATCTCCTCGAGATGGGCGGCACGCTGGTGGTGCTCGCGGCCGGGACGTGGGAGCTGCAGCAGGGCCGGCTCACCCTCGGCGCGCTGCTGATCTTCGTCACCTACCTGGGAAAGCTCTATCGGCCGGTCCGGGAGCTGGGATCGTTCTACAACAGCGCGTTCAGCGCCGCGGCCAGCGCGGAGCGCGTGCTCGAGCTGCTCGACCAACCCCAGGAGACGCCGTCCCGCACTTACGAACCGCTTCGCCTCTCCCGCGGGGTTCTGGAGTTCGACCGGGTCACGTTCCGCTATCCCGGAAGCAAGGCGGCGGCGCTCGACGACGTCTCGTTCCGCCTGGAGCCCGAAGAGTCGCTTGCGCTTGTAGGTCCGAGCGGGTCCGGCAAGTCGACCATCGTCAAGCTGCTGCTGCGCTTTTACGAGCCGGACTCGGGGCGGATCCTCCTCGATGGGCGCGATCTGCGCGAGATCGACCCGCGCGAGCTGCGCGCTGCCCTCGCCGTCGTCCTGCAGGAGACGTTGATCGTGCACGGCACCGTTCGCCAGAACATCGCCTACGGGAGCGAGGCCGCCGACGACGAGACGATGCGCCTCGCGGCGCGACAGGCGGACGTCGACGAGTTCGCGCAGGCACTGCCAGGTGGATACGACTGCCTCGTCGGACAGAAGGGCAGGCTGCTCTCCGGGGGCCAACGCCAGCGAATTGCCATCGCTCGCGCGATGATCCGCCGCGCCCCGCTGTTGCTGCTCGACGAGCCCACCGCTTCGCTCGACGCCGAGGCCGCGCGGCGGGTCATGGCCCCGCTCCTGCGCCTCGTCGCGGGACGGACGACGTTGCTGGTGACGCACGATCTTCGGCTCGCCCGACTCGCGGGGCGGATCCTGGTGCTGGAGAAGGGCCGGATCGCGGATGCGGGAACGCACGACGAACTGGTCGCGCGCGGGGGCAGCTACGCGCGCGCCTGCCTTGGGCAGGTCGGCGCCGAACCGCTGCAAGGGTGCGCCTGA
- a CDS encoding serine/threonine protein kinase: MTVIPRGRPLSPGYRALRLLRRGHAVDVYDAWSEERGCRCIAKALRADRLADREARLSLLLEARLLLDLSHPHLVRAYELLRRPRPILVLETLTGATVSRLISDHPRGFPARDVLFLGIHIASALGYLHATGYLHLDVKPSNVVAQGGSAKLIDLSLAERIGRRVPGVGTRGYMSPEQIAGRRLTTATDVWGLGRLLHEAAHGTTRLPRAAAQVIDACLQADPRARPALDELSETFRAAV; encoded by the coding sequence ATGACGGTCATCCCGCGAGGAAGACCGCTCTCCCCCGGCTATCGCGCGCTGCGGCTGCTTCGCCGCGGGCATGCGGTCGACGTCTACGACGCGTGGAGCGAGGAGCGCGGCTGCCGCTGCATCGCGAAAGCGCTGCGCGCCGATAGGCTGGCCGATCGCGAGGCGCGCCTCTCCCTGTTGCTCGAAGCGCGCCTGCTCCTCGACCTGTCGCATCCGCATCTGGTTCGCGCCTATGAGCTCCTGCGCCGGCCGCGCCCGATCCTCGTCCTCGAGACGCTGACCGGCGCAACGGTCTCGCGCCTCATTTCCGACCACCCGCGCGGCTTTCCGGCGCGCGACGTCCTCTTTCTCGGCATTCACATCGCCTCCGCACTCGGGTACCTGCACGCGACCGGATATCTGCATCTCGACGTGAAGCCGTCGAACGTCGTCGCGCAAGGCGGGTCGGCAAAGCTCATCGACTTGAGTCTTGCCGAGCGAATCGGGCGCCGGGTCCCTGGCGTTGGCACTCGCGGGTACATGTCCCCGGAGCAGATCGCCGGGCGGCGGCTGACGACGGCGACCGATGTCTGGGGATTGGGACGCCTTCTTCACGAGGCGGCGCACGGGACGACGCGGCTCCCTCGTGCGGCGGCGCAGGTCATCGATGCCTGCCTGCAGGCGGATCCCCGGGCGCGACCCGCGCTCGACGAACTTTCGGAGACGTTTCGTGCCGCGGTCTAG